The Deltaproteobacteria bacterium genome contains the following window.
GCTTCGGCCCGACCCACGAGGAGGTGGTGACCGATCTCGTCCGGCGAGAGGTCCGCTCCTACCGCGATCTCCCGAAGAACCTCTACCAGATCCAGGTGAAGTTCCGGGACGAGGTCCGGCCGCGCTTCGGCCTCATGCGCGGGCGCGAGTTCATCATGAAGGACGCGTACTCGTTCCACGCCGACGTGGAGGACGCGCGGCGCGAGTACGGGAACATGTTCGACACCTACGGGCGCATCTTCGCACGCTGCGGCCTCACGTTCCGCCCGGTCGAGGCGGGCACGGGCGCCATCGGTGGCTCGCTGTCGCACGAGTTCCAGGTGCTGGCCTCCGCGGGCGAGGACGCGATCGTTTCCTGCGACCGCTGCGGCTACGCGGCCAACGTCGAGAAGGCGGAGGTGCGCCCGCTCGCCGCTCCGGCCGGCGGCGCCGGCGGGCCGCTCGAGCGCGTCGCGACGCCCGGCAGGCGGACCGTGGAGGAGGTGAGCGCTTTCCTCGGGCTGCCGCCCGAGCGCTTCGTGAAGACGCTGCTCTACCGGACGGCCGGGGACGCGACGGTCGCGGTCCTGGTGCGCGGCGACCACGAGGTCTCGGAGACGAAGCTGCAGGCGGCGCTCGGCGGCGGGCCGGTGGCGCTCGCCGACGAGGACACGGTCACGCGAGCGACCGGGGCGCCGGTCGGCTTCGCGGGCCCGGTCGGGCTCGGCGTGCGCATCCTCGCCGACGCCTCGCTGCGCGGCATGCGCGGCGCGGTGAGCGGGGCCAACCGCGCCGACCAGCACGTCGTCAACCTGGACCTCGCGCGAGACGTGCCGCCTCTCGCCTTCGCCGACCTGCGGCAGGCGCGCGGCGGCGACCGCTGCCCGCGCTGTGGGGGCGGCACCTTCGCCGAGCACCGAGGCATCGAGGTGGGGCAGGTCTTCCTGCTCGGCACGAAGTACAGCGAGACGATGGGCGCCACCTTCCTCGACGCGAGTGGCGCGCAGCGGCCGATCGAGATGGGCTGCTACGGCATCGGCATCACCCGCACGGTCGCTGCCGCGGTCGAGCAGCACCACGACGACGCGGGCATCGTCTGGCCCGCCCCGCTCGCGCCCTACGGCGCGCTGGTCGTGCCGGTGGGCGCCCGCGACGGTGCGCTCGGCGAGACCGCCGCGCGGCTCGCCGCCGAGCTGGAGGCGGCGGGCGTCGACACGCTCCTCGACGACCGCGACGAGCGGCCGGGGGTCAAGTTCAAGGACGCCGACCTGATCGGTCTCCCCGTGCGGCTGACGGTCGGCCCGCGCGCGCTCGCGCGCGGCGCGGTCGAGCTGAAGCGGCGCAGCGAGCAGGAGGCGACCGAGGTGCCGGTCGCGGAGGCGGCCGCGCGCGCGGCGGCGCTGGTGGGGCCGCGGTGAGCAGTCGCTGGCCCTTCCTCCCGCCCCGGCCCGACAGCATCCGCCACCGGCTGATCTTCGCTCTCGACGTCGAGACCTTCGCCGAGGCCGAGCGCCTGGTCACGCTCCTCGCCAAGGACGTCGGCGTCTTCAAGGTCGGGAAGCAGCTCTTCCTCCACTCGGGCCCCGAGGTCGTGCGCATGATCCACCGCTACGGGGTGGACGTCTTCCTGGACCTCAAGTTCCACGACATCCCGCACACCGTGGCGCGCGCCGGCATCGAGGCGGCGCGGCTCGGCGTCCGCTTCTTCGATCTCCACGCCTCGGGCAGCTTCGACATGATGGAGCGCACGCACGCCGAGGTGACGCGTGTCTGCCGCCGCGAGGGCATCCGGCGGCCGAAGATCCTGGCGGTCACGGTGCTGACGAGCCTCGGCAAGAGCGACCTCCGGCGCGTCGGCGTGGCCGACGAGGTCGAGCACCAGGTGGTGCGCCTCGCCCGCCTGGCGCGCAAGGCAGGCATGGACGGCGTGGTCGCCTCCCCGCTCGAGATCGCGCGCATCCGGCGCGAGTGCGGGCGCGGCTTCCTGATAGTCACCCCGGGCGTGCGGCCGGCGCGGCGCGATGCGCCCGCGGAGCCGGACGATCAGAAGCGCAGCATGACGCCCGAGGAGGCGATGCGCCTCGGCGCCGACTACCTCGTGCTCGGCCGGCCGATCCGCGACGCGCGCGACCCGCTCGCCGCCGTGCAGGAGGTGGTGGCGGAGATGGCGCGCGGCTTTCTCATGGCGCGGGCGAAGCCGGGGATGCGGGCGTAGGTGGCCGCCGGCGGCAGGCCGCTCACCCCCCGAGCCGCACGTGGGCGAGGGCGGGGAGCTCGCGCCGCACCCGTGCCAGGTAGGCGCGGTCGATCTCGGCCATGACCACGCCCTCGCCGTCGGCGGCGCGTGCGAGCACGCGGCCCCAGGGGTCGACGATCAGCGACTCGCCCCAGTCGGCGAAGCCGTGCGGGCTCGTGCCGGTCTGGTCGGGGGCAACCAGGTAGCACTGGTTCTCGATCGCCCGCGCGCGGCAGAGGACCTCCCAGTGCGCCGCGCCGGTCGGGAAGGTGAAGGCCGAGGGGACGAGCAGCACCTCGGCGCCC
Protein-coding sequences here:
- a CDS encoding proline--tRNA ligase, with the translated sequence EILMPAVIPAELWRESGRWEQYGRELLRLKDRYDRDFCFGPTHEEVVTDLVRREVRSYRDLPKNLYQIQVKFRDEVRPRFGLMRGREFIMKDAYSFHADVEDARREYGNMFDTYGRIFARCGLTFRPVEAGTGAIGGSLSHEFQVLASAGEDAIVSCDRCGYAANVEKAEVRPLAAPAGGAGGPLERVATPGRRTVEEVSAFLGLPPERFVKTLLYRTAGDATVAVLVRGDHEVSETKLQAALGGGPVALADEDTVTRATGAPVGFAGPVGLGVRILADASLRGMRGAVSGANRADQHVVNLDLARDVPPLAFADLRQARGGDRCPRCGGGTFAEHRGIEVGQVFLLGTKYSETMGATFLDASGAQRPIEMGCYGIGITRTVAAAVEQHHDDAGIVWPAPLAPYGALVVPVGARDGALGETAARLAAELEAAGVDTLLDDRDERPGVKFKDADLIGLPVRLTVGPRALARGAVELKRRSEQEATEVPVAEAAARAAALVGPR
- the pyrF gene encoding orotidine-5'-phosphate decarboxylase, which codes for MRHRLIFALDVETFAEAERLVTLLAKDVGVFKVGKQLFLHSGPEVVRMIHRYGVDVFLDLKFHDIPHTVARAGIEAARLGVRFFDLHASGSFDMMERTHAEVTRVCRREGIRRPKILAVTVLTSLGKSDLRRVGVADEVEHQVVRLARLARKAGMDGVVASPLEIARIRRECGRGFLIVTPGVRPARRDAPAEPDDQKRSMTPEEAMRLGADYLVLGRPIRDARDPLAAVQEVVAEMARGFLMARAKPGMRA